ACTGCACTGGAAGAAGAGGATAAAAACAGCGGTAAAGCGCCGCGCGCGCAGTATGTGCTGGCTGAACAGGTCACGCGGCTGGTGCATGGCGATGCGGGCCTGCAGGCGGCACAGCGCATCACCGCCAGCCTGTTCTCTGGCGCGCTGAGCGACATGACCGAAGCGGACTTTGAACAGCTGGCGCAGGATGGCATGCCCACTATCATGCTAACCGATGAAGACGATCTGCAACAGGCGCTGGTCAAAGCGGAGCTGGTACCGTCACGCGGCCAGGCGCGCACCATGATCGGTTCCAATGCGGTGAATCTCAACGGCGAAAAGCAGGGTGATGCCGAATATCGCTTCACCGAGGCGGATAAACTGTTTGGTCGCTTTACGCTGCTGCGCCGCGGCAAAAAACATTATTGCCTGGCGTGCTGGAAATAAACTTCTTCAGGGCCGGTTTCCGGCCCTTTTTATGGCAAGAGCAGGTTGAGCAATGAAAAATATCCTCGCAATTCAGTCGCACGTGGTGTTCGGCCACGCCGGTAACAGCGCCGCCGAATTTCCGATGCGCCGCATGGGTGCAAACGTGTGGCCGCTGAATACGGTGCAGTTTTCCAACCATACGCAATATGGTCACTGGACCGGCACCGTAATGCCCGCGACCCATCTCAGCGATATCGTTAAAGGCATTGCGGATATCGATCGCCTGAAAACCTGTGATGCGGTGTTGAGTGGCTATCTGGGATCGGCTGAGCAGGGCGAGCAGATCCTCGCCATCGTGCGCGACGTAAAAGCGGCGAATCCCAACGCCTGGTATTTTTGCGATCCGGTGATGGGTCATCCTGAGAAAGGCTGCATCGTGGCGCCAGGCGTGGCGGAGTTTCATTGCAAACTGGCGCTGCCGGCCAGCGATATCATCGCGCCAAACCTGCTGGAGCTGGAGATGCTCAGCGGCAAAACGGTGAAAGATATCGACGAAGCGGTAGCCGCATCGCGCGAACTGATCGCTCTGGGCCCGCGCATTGTGCTGGTCAAACATCTGGCACGTGCCGGACGTCGCAGCGATCGTTTTGAAATGCTGCTGGTTACCGCCGATGAAGCCTGGCACATCAGCCGCCCGCTGATCGACTTCGGCGTACGTCAGCCGGTGGGGGTCGGCGATCTCACCAGTGGCCTGCTGTTGGTGAACCTGCTGCACGGCAAATCGCTACAGGACGCGCTGGAGCACATCACCGCCGCGGTCTATGAAGTAATGCTGAAAACCCACGCGATGGGCGAATATGAACTGCAGCTGGTGGCGGCACAGGATGCCATCGCCCAGCCGCAGCAACATTTCGCCGCCGAAAAGCTCTGATTTACTGCGGGCGGCGTTCGTCGCCCGTCAATGGTTCAATTCCCTCAGCCTGTAACACCGCCTGCACCGTTGGGCGTGCCTCTACGCGTGCTGCCCATGCCTGCAGGGCGTCGGTCTCCTCACGGGCAATTTTCAGGGCGGTGGCCCAGCGCCAGATGGGATAGAGATAGCAGTCAGCCAGCGTAAAACGGCTGCCCTGCAGCCAGGGCTTATCGCCAAGCTGGTTGCTGATATCAATAAAGCGCTGGTTTAGCTGTAGCTTCAACAGCGATTTATAGGCGTCAGCCGCCTCTTTGCGAAACAGCGGGGCAAAACGCTTGTGGATTTCGCTGCTCAGATAGCTGAGCCACTCCAGCGTCTGGTAACGGGTCAGGCTACCCGCTTCCGCCAGCAGCTGACGGTCGGGCTTCAGATCGGCCAGATACTGCGTAATTGCCGCCACTTCGGTAAGCAGCGTGCCGTCGTCAAACATCAGCGCCGGCACCTGGCCGCGTGGGTTGATCTCCAGCCAGGGTTCGCCGCGTTCGGTTACGCCCGCCGCGGTATCAACCCGTACCAGGGTAAAATCAAAATCGCATTCACGCATCACGATGTGCGGCGCCACAGAACAGGCACCGGGCTTGTAGAACAGCTTCATTTTACACTCCTTGCAGCATGGGTCGGGCGACCACCAGCGGCATCCCGACATCGACTATGGCAAAAAGTGTAGTTGCGGTTGGTTGTTCTGACCGCAATAAATGCGCGAAGGCAGCGGGCAAAAAAAATGCCAGTCATCAGACTGGCATTCATGGCGCGCAACAAAGGGCGATTATTTGGTCGCGGTCTGCGGCGCATCCTCGCGGGTCATACGGTTCAACAGCGGCGCGGTCAACAGCATCAGCGCGGCCATCACGCCGGTTACGATACCGATCTGCTGGAATACTTCGCTGTAAACCTGCAGCGACTGCACCGGATCGTTAACGTTTTCCGGTACCGCCATCAGGTTCGCCACTTTACCGGCAATCATCGCTGCGCCAGCGGTGGTCAGGAACCATGAGCCCATAATAAAGCCCATCAGGCGCTGCGGCACCAGCTGCGCCACCATTGCCAGGCCAAGGCCGGAGATCATCAGCTCGCCGATACTCTGCAGGCCGTAGCTCAGCACCAGCCAGCCAGAGGAGACGATGCCCATGGCGTTGGCCGTTTTGGCACCCAGCGGTAGCACCAGAAAGGCGGCGGAGCAGAGCAGCATACCGATAGCAAACTTGTGCGGCATCGGCAGACGATCGCCCAGCTTGTTATAGACCGCCGCCAGCAGCGGGCTGGCAACCATAATCCAGAACGGGTTGAGCGCCTGAAACTGCTCCGGTACAAAGGTAATGCCGAGAATGCTGTGCTCAACGTTACGAATCGCAAAAAAGTTCAGCGACGTCGGCATCTGCATATAGAGCACGAAGAACACGATCGCTTCCAGCATCAGCAGGAAGGCCACAATCATTTTGCGACGCGCCGCGCCCTGCAGACCGAACGCTTCTTTGGCGAACACCAGCACGATGCCGATAGCGATCACCGCCAGCGTCAGGCGGGCAATATCCTGATGGTGCAGCAGCCAGGTAGCAATCACCACCAGCGCCACGATACCGACCAGCGTAATCAGCAGTTTTTTCACGTTAAGCGGCTTAAAGTCGGGCTTTGAACCGTGATTTTTAACCACTTTGCGGCACAGCAAAAAGTTGATCAGGGTGATCACCAGGCCGACGACCGACAGCGAAAACGCCACGCTCCAGCCGTAACGGTCAGCCAGCCAGGGCGTCAGCA
The sequence above is drawn from the Duffyella gerundensis genome and encodes:
- the pdxY gene encoding pyridoxal kinase PdxY, giving the protein MKNILAIQSHVVFGHAGNSAAEFPMRRMGANVWPLNTVQFSNHTQYGHWTGTVMPATHLSDIVKGIADIDRLKTCDAVLSGYLGSAEQGEQILAIVRDVKAANPNAWYFCDPVMGHPEKGCIVAPGVAEFHCKLALPASDIIAPNLLELEMLSGKTVKDIDEAVAASRELIALGPRIVLVKHLARAGRRSDRFEMLLVTADEAWHISRPLIDFGVRQPVGVGDLTSGLLLVNLLHGKSLQDALEHITAAVYEVMLKTHAMGEYELQLVAAQDAIAQPQQHFAAEKL
- the gstA gene encoding glutathione transferase GstA, which produces MKLFYKPGACSVAPHIVMRECDFDFTLVRVDTAAGVTERGEPWLEINPRGQVPALMFDDGTLLTEVAAITQYLADLKPDRQLLAEAGSLTRYQTLEWLSYLSSEIHKRFAPLFRKEAADAYKSLLKLQLNQRFIDISNQLGDKPWLQGSRFTLADCYLYPIWRWATALKIAREETDALQAWAARVEARPTVQAVLQAEGIEPLTGDERRPQ
- the dtpA gene encoding dipeptide/tripeptide permease DtpA; protein product: MSTANKHDQEAVSLNAFKQPKAFYLIFTIELWERFGYYGLQAIMAVYLVKQLGMSEGDSITLFSSFSAMVYGMVAIGGWLGDKVLGTKRVMVMGIIVLALGYSLIAWSGHDTNMVYFGMATIAVGSGLFKANPSSLLSTCYEKDDPRIDGAFTMFYMSINIGSLFSMMLTPWLADRYGWSVAFSLSVVGLVITLINFLLCRKVVKNHGSKPDFKPLNVKKLLITLVGIVALVVIATWLLHHQDIARLTLAVIAIGIVLVFAKEAFGLQGAARRKMIVAFLLMLEAIVFFVLYMQMPTSLNFFAIRNVEHSILGITFVPEQFQALNPFWIMVASPLLAAVYNKLGDRLPMPHKFAIGMLLCSAAFLVLPLGAKTANAMGIVSSGWLVLSYGLQSIGELMISGLGLAMVAQLVPQRLMGFIMGSWFLTTAGAAMIAGKVANLMAVPENVNDPVQSLQVYSEVFQQIGIVTGVMAALMLLTAPLLNRMTREDAPQTATK